ataaagtttgtgattgtgatatattatctttaaaacttgtgattgtacttgttaTATATATCAGATTTCGACTTGTAATTGTTATATATGTCaatgttgatttcatatatccatttttagttttttttttgttcacttGTCCAATCAGttataataactatataaaagacactgcatataaatgaataaacatatagaCATACTATAGcataaaacatatgaatgaataaacatatataaatatacaaacgCTTATACTATAAAGATCAatcaatatcttgaaaaaataGTTGTGTGGCTAAACATGTACGTAGGCATAATGAGTCCTCAGCCTCAAAAGATAATGGTCAACCAAGTGTCAAACACTCAATGTAACATAACATGAATACAACACAATCACTTGATAGGGGTGCGTGCTACGCTATATTTATCACCCTATATAATGCAAATGGATCGTTCCATGGAGTTTGACTTGCCTAAAACCAAAATGATCTCATAACTAGTAAATGTGATCTCATCAATGTATATCTTAACATCTTTCTGTTAAATATCTCTGAGTCAATAGTAAAACTCTGTAACAAGTCATAAACTATGATCTTCCACTTCTTAAAATTCAGGACACCTACTACCCAATATGTATTGTCAAAGTTTATTGGGATAAAAATTTACACACATtgacaaaatacatatattagaccTTAATTAAGTAATCtttgtaaattaattgattatcgAATACTAACCTTATCCACCACACCCTAAGGTTGCAAATGTAAGTTAGAAGGATAATCTACATCAACCGGCAGTATGAAAAATGGAGGAAATTAGAagttaaactaatattttatccaCACGACATACTCATGAGCGATATATGCAACAAAACAACCCAGAATTGTCATCTAGTTTTGACGAACCTCTGTCATAACATCATGTTGTCACTAACGTAATAATCCCGAAAAGAATCCATGTgctataaaaatagataatataatattatcacaCATCTTAACAATattctatattaaaaaacaaaattaattgaccaAGTCAATTCACCTCGTCAAACAACTATTTAGATGTGTCCATAACTATACCgcaaaaggtaattttggtctTCATCCTTATGTCATACACCTCTATTTTCTTTTAGAGATCAGGGTCTATataccatttttttaaaatttccttgAGTTTAGTACTCAATAATGGCATAACAAGCCTCACCAGTTAGATCCTTAGTTTCAATAGATTTGTGTATGAGCTTCAAACAAGTGATCCTTTCTTGACAAATTGaccataaaatgtgtgaaaatactataccaaaaaaatattgtatcatttaaaatttattaactagtgacattttcaaatttattttaaaaccttCTGTAAGGCAAGGGTCATGGCCAGGGAATTTTCAAGAAAGGTTAGGTCAACTATATCAAATTTCTGGACCAACTGGtgttaaatacataaaaataataaataaataatatacttttcctttatatgtataatatataatgaaaaaattaatgagatttGCATACTTGAACTATCTTCCTTTATGCCGAGAGTTGAACCACATTGTCCCTTAGACAAATGATGTCAATCAACTCATCATTCTGAGGGAATATCAATCACCTTTTTACCCTTGCTTGGATTGTTGAGATAGACCAATCGAATATCTTGTTATAACAACAGATAAAAGGTAAATGAccttttatattaacaaaattaacaatttatattggttaatcaaacgGTTTACCTCAACCATTAAAGAAGGTGATAATAGGGAATTCTCATGAGGTTATCCATCATAGCTGATAtcctataaaaatattaacattttatgttGGTTAATCAAAGTATTTTACAGAGATTACAATGTCTATAGTCGACATTATATATAACTCTACCGTAAAAACAAATGTTAATATGGGATCACCTCTCGGTGCAGACTCATCAAATCGAGGCACTATCATAATGTCGACAATAATGAGTTAACATGAAATGGATAAATGAATGTTGAATTGAGATATAACATTACAAACGATGTTATACTTACCTGACACATGATAGAAGGTGTCAATGAGGAAACCTCATAAGGTGATCTATCATTATCGATATAttgtaacaatattaacattttatattggttaattaaAGTGTTTTATAAAGATTACAATATTTACAATCGATATTATATGTACCTCTACTGGTAGAACATATGTCAATATAGGACCTTCGATATAACCTTATTGATGTCGGAGCACTGTCATAATGTTGATAGTAACGAGTTAACCGGGAATCGATAAACAAATGTTGAATTaagatataacatttacaaataACGTTATACTTACCTAAACCATCATAGAAGGTGTCAATGGGGAAACCTCATGGGATGATCTATCATCACTAATATcctataacaatattaacattttatattggttaatcagAGTGTTTTACAAAGATTAAAATGTCTATAGTCGACATTATACGTACCTTTACTATCAAAATAGGTGTTAATAAAGGATTTCCCTTCAGTGTGACCTCAACAATGCTAGGGCACTATGACAATGTTGATAGTAATAAGTTAACAGGGAATCGATAAACAAATGTTTAATTgagatataacatttacaaacGACATTATACTTACCTAAACCATCATAAAATGTGTTAATGGGGAAACCTTATATGATGATCTCTCATTGCCCATATCAAAAGTTAATATAGGATCCTCTTTTGATGGTACTTCTTAAAAAAGCTAACACtataacaatatcaacaatcatAAGTTAATAGAATActaaaagtgtttttaaaatatcattttcaatatacTCGAAAAGTTTAGTACTTACCTCAACAGTAGGTAGAGATGTGAACATCGAACCCCCTTTCGATGGTCTATCATTATCATCACAAGAAGACTATAACaacttatataattattataagggAAGCAACTAAGGGTTAATGATTTGCTACGTTAGcaattattaaatcttaagaaGAACGTTTgactaaattaaatacaatcgCTTGTGTTTGTGTTGTTTAGCTTCATTGATCTCTCTAATTTTTACTGTTgctctcaaattaaatctatagtGCTTAACTTAGGTTGTTTTACAGTTAGGGTTAAGTAGATCACTTGTTTCTAATTAACTATGACTAAAGAGAGATAGGAAAGTAATTCCAACGGtgaatatttaaagtatgaaTAAATCTATTCATGCATCAATGATTAGTTGTTGAGGTTCTGATGGTGAATGTTATAAGACTGCATAATGCTATATTTTTACTCCTTAATACTTagtcttttatgtttattttatgccCAATTATACTTatgaagtttaaattttgatttaggtAACATTTGgatgcatttgaaaaaaaaaaacggaattaatgTCACAATTTCTAGATAGTCTTGATGTGTCTCCGTATTTTAGGCATAATTTTCCCATCCGAGCTCTAAATGAGACGATTCAAGATGCTATGGAGATCCAAGAAAGAGATCTACAACTTTCATGTTTTAGGATTTGTCTAGAACTGATCGAATCAGGGTCAAAATCAGGCTTTAATTTGCTATACCCGGACTGGAACGTTTCCTACTCTGTGATTTTAGTGGCAGATCAGATGcatgatatttcttttaaaagtcTCCAGGTTGTGGACAACTTTATAACTGCTATGTTGTCCTTTCCTATTTAAATCaagacttttattttatttttaatatttcccaTAATTAGTGGGAATATCCTATTATTAGAGGACTCTAAGAGAGAGTTGAAGGGGGGCagattgaaaagaaaaacaagaagaaaaaaaaaaacagaacaacaactatttttctttttctcttctcttctctacATGCTCTTCCATGGCCCTGCGTGGCTGATTTATTTGGCTTGGTCAAAGGAAACTGAAACCTCAGAATTCATAAACTGTGAGAtctaattagttttattgttcaatttatgcTTTGAGTATCGATTGTTCTTCTgtgtttgatttatttcaatggttattttgtttgattgctaGGAGGCCTATtagttaattattcattataacctACTGCTAGATTAGATATCAAATCCgtaatagtttgatttttctaatcTATGAAGCAACTAAGGGTTAATGATTTGCTACGTTAGcgattattaaatcttaagaagaacgttcaactaaataaaatacaatCGCTTGTGCTTGTGTTGTTTAGCTTCATTgatctctctaatttttaatactgctctcaaattaaatctatagtACTTAACTTAGGTTGTTTTACAGTTAGGGTTAAGTAGATCGCTTGTTTCTAATTAACTATAACTAAGGAGAGATAGGAAAGTAATTCCAACGGtgaatatttaaagtatgaaTAAATCTATTCGTGTATCAATGATCAGTTGTTGAGGTTCTGATGGTGAATGTTGACTTGGACCAAGGCgtgttttctcattaattttgataattaatttaatttgctttttagttgttttttcacttttatttcattataaacAAACTCCCTCTCTTTAATCTTATTCACGTTAGCATAGAAATTAGATTAGACACTCTTCGTGGGACGATCCTTTACTTGTACTAtcacattatatttttagaaatataggttttaatttttggttgccTATGACAGCACACCAAATTTTTGGTGTCGTTGCCGGGGAGTGatctagttaattttttttgtttgtctttcatgatcttttattattattattattattatttttgcaatttaataaaataataattaaaaaaattgttagtttcaaTTTCAGCATAGAATTTTTTtcgttattttaatttttatttatttctttttttgattttttttttggtttattagaATTTCTTTGATTGTGTATGGTTGTAACTCGATCTTCTAATCAAGGTAACTTAGTGTTTGATCCAGAAATAGAGAGGACTATGCGTCGATTAAGGAGAGAAGCAcgaaaaaatttggaaaagaacAACCTAACTCTATTTGCTAGCAATTCAGAAGGGGAAGTCATGGCCAGAACGTTGAAAGAGCTTGTTGCCCCTAACATAACCAACAACCCTTATGCATTCAATTTCCTACATTAGATGCTACTACTACTTTTGAGTTAAAATCATGACTGATTCACTTGTTCCCTACTTTTCATGGTCTTGCAGGTGAGGATCCTCATAAGCATTTAAAGGAGTTTCATGTAGTGTGCATGAATATGAAACCCACAGGGGTGACGGAAGAGCAAATTAAATTGAGAGCCTTTCCATTCTCTTTAAAAGACACCGCTAAGGATTGGCTCTACTATTTGCCATCTGGAAGTATTACCACATGGAACGAGttgcaaaaattatttttagagaaatattTTCCAGCTTCAAGGGCAGCTAACATTCGAAAAGAAATTTGTGGTGTGAGGCAATACAATGGGGAATCCTTGTATGAGTATTGGAAACGTTTCAAGAAACTATGTGTTAGTTGTCCttatcaccaaattagtgagcAACTCTTAGttcaatatttctatgaagGCCTTTGTCCCACTGAAGGGAGCATGATTAACACTGCAAGTAGAGGAGCTTTGGTAGATAAAACTCCTGAAGACGCAAGAAATTTGATTGCAAACATGGCTGCCAATTCTCAACAATTCGGCACTAGGCTTGATCCACCTTCTAAACATGTTAATGAGGTAAATATTTCTTCCCTTGAAAAACAAATTGCTAGTCTAACCTCTTTTGTTCGTCAAATGGCTGTAGGTAACATGCAAACGGTGAAAACTTGTGGACTTTATTCAGTAGCAAGGTATCtaactgatatgtgcccaaccCTTCAAGAAGAGCCTATAGAACAAGTGAATACAATTGGTGGATTTCCTGGACAACCACAAAGGAAGTATGATCCTTATTCAAGCACACATAACCTAGAATGGAGGGATCATACCAATTTTAGCTATGGAAACTCACAAGTAAATCAATAATATAAGCAATCACATCCTCTGAGACAACCACTACCCCAAGCCTCTAATTCTAGTATGTCTTTAGAAGATATTGTTAAGTCTCTCGCTACTAACACTATGCAATTTCAACAGGAGACAAAACAATTTCAACAAGAGGCAAGAACTAGTATTCAAAGTTTGGAGAACCAAATGGGTCATATGGCAATTGCAATTAGTCAATTATGGGCACAAAGTTCGGGAAAGTTACCTTCTCAAACAATTATAAATCCAAGAGAAAATGCAAGTGCAATTGTTCTGAGAAATGGTAAAGAGGTTGAGATTCCAGTAAAAACCTCTACACCTTCGGAccaagaaaaggagaaaagtgTCACTTCCAATAGTTTTATTCTCGTCGACAAAAAAAGATGTTCCTAACAGTGACAACGTACCTAAATGTaagtttcctcttctttttgaTTATAAACCGATACCTCTTTTTCCTCAAGCTTTAGTAGAATCTCGAAAAGATGAGTAAAATAGAGAATTATATGAGACTTTTCATAGATGTGAGGTAAATATTCCACTTTTAGATGCTATTAAACAAGTACCTCGttttgctaaatttttgaaagaattatATACAATTAAGAGGAAACAAAAACTTAAAGGATGTGAAAAGGTAAGAATGGGGGAGAATGTTTTTGCAATTATTCAGAGAAAACTTCCTGCAAAgtgcaaagatccaggtatgttcACTATTCCTTGTATGATAGGGAACACTAGATTTAAGAAAGCCATgatagatttaggagcatctatcaATGTCATGCTATACTCTATATATGCTTCTTTAAAACTTGGACCTTTGAATGAAACTTGTGTTGTGATTCAATTAGCTGATAGATCAAATGCCTATCCTAAGGGTGTTGTTAAGGATGTGTTTgtgcaaattaataatttggtTTTTCCTGTTGATTTCTATGTGCTTGATATAGAGAATAATGATCAAACAACTCCTATTTTGTTAGGAAGACCATTCTTAAAAACATCTATGACTAGAATAAATGTCCATAGTAGCACACTTACCATGGAATTTGAtggtgaaattgtgaaatttaatatttatgatgccATGAAATACCCTGCTGATGATAATcttatttattctattaatgTTATTGATTCTTTAGCACAGGAGATTTTTGAATTGGATGGAAAGGATGAATTAGAAGTTACCCTTAGTAAACATCTTGAGAAAGAGAATGAGGAGTTAGCTTTAAGTATTGATTTGCAGGAAGCAGTAGCAACATTGAATGAATCCTCGGAGTTACGACAGCAAGGTAATGTTCATTATATCGCGTTACCAGTCTCTAACGTAAAACCTTTACCTTCTATTTTGTAGGCTCCCATTCCAGAATTAAAGCCTTTACCTAGTCACCTTAAGTACGTGTTCCTTGGAGACAGGGGAACGTTACCCATCATTATCTCAAACAAACTTACTACAATGCAAGAAGAAAAACTTGTGCAGGTTTTTAAGGAGCATAAGATGGCTATTAGGTAAACGATTACAAATATCAAAGGAATTAGTCTATCTACATGTATGCATCACATCTTGCTAGAAGAAGGAGCAAAGCCATTCGTCAACCACAGAGGAGATTAAACCCGCCTATGATGGATgtagtgaaaaaagaaattctcAAGCTTCTCGAAGTTAGTGTGATTTATCCTATTTTAGATAGCAATTGGGTTAGCCCAGTTCAAGTGGTTTCTAAAAAGACTGGGATGACTATGGTGAAAAATCAGAATGATGAGTTGGTATCCACCCGTGTTCAGAATAGGTGACGggtttgtatagattatagaaaattaaatgttgTAACCCACAAAGATCACTTCCCTTTCctttttattgatcaaatgtttgAGAGGTTAACTAGTCgttcttattattgttttcttgaCGATTATTCAGGTTATTTTCAGATTGTTATTGCACCAAAAGATCAAGAAAAGACAACTTTTATATGCCCTTTTGGGACATTTACATATCGTTGCATGCTTTTTGGGTTTTGCAATGCCCCAGCTACTTTCCAAAGATGTATGGTTAACATATTTTCTGATTATATTGAGCAAATCATAGAAGTCTTTATGGATATTTTACAGTTTATGGAGATtcttttgataattgtttgcatAACCTTACACTTGTTCTTAAATGATGCATATAAACTAATcttgtattaaattttgaaaaatgtcattttttggtTGAACAAGGTATTGTTTTGGGTCATATTGTTTCTTTTAGGGGAATTGAGGTTGACAAagctaaaattgatattatccAGTCTCTACCTTACCTTATTAGTGTGCAGGAAGTTCGTTCTTTTTTTAGACATGCAGGTTTCTACAGAAGATTCATCAAGGACTTCTCCAAAATAGCATCACCCCTATACAAGTTGCTACAAAAGGAAGTAGTCTTTGAGTTTGATAAGGCATGTAAACAAACGTTTGATGAGCTGAAGAGACTTCTCATTTCTGCTCCAGTTTTCTAGCCCCCTGACTGGAACATTCCTTTCGAGATAATATGTGATGCAAGTGACTATGCACTAGGCGTTGTTTTAGCTCAAAGAATTGGAAAAGCAACTCATGCCATTTATTATGCTTCACGGATATTAAATGATGCCTAAAGAAATTATTCTACTACAGAAAAAAAGCTCTTAGCTATTGTTTTTGCTTTAGAAAAATTTCGATCTTATTTTCTTGGTACTAAAGTTATTGTTTATTCTGATCATGCAGCTCTTCGCTACTTGATGACAAAGAAATAGTCAAAATCGAGATTAATAAGATGGATACTTCTCTTGAGTGAATTTGATCTGGAgattaaagacaaaaaaggaaTAGAAAACCGTGTTGCTGATCACTTGAGTCATTTGTTTCATGGGAAAGATGAAATGCCTCTGTAAGAAATGTTCCCTGATAAATAGTTATTTTCCACAAATGCGACATTACCTTAGTATGCACACATTGTGAATTATTTGGTTACTAACATAATTCCTCATGGTATGTCTAAAACTCAAAAAGATAAGATCAAGAGTGATGCCAAACACTATGTATGGGATGATCCATACTTATGGAAGCATTATGCAGATCAAGTGATAAGAAGGTGTGTTCCTGATAATGAAATTGTTTCCATTCTAACCTTTTGTCATTCTTATGCTTGTAGAGGTCACTTCGGAGCAAAAAGAACAGCGAGAAAGGTGCTTGAATGTGGTTTCTATTAGCCGACTTTATTTCGAGATTCATATTCTTTTTGTAAGTCATGTGATCAATGCCAAATGATAGGTAATATCTCTCAAAAGACTGAGGTGCCATAAACCCCCATActattttgtgaaatttttgatgtgTGGGGCATCGATTTCATAGGGTTATTCCATATGTCTTACGGTTTATCTATATTTTGCTTACTGTTGATTATGTATTGAAATGGGTGGAAGCTAAAGTCACTGGACTGATGATTGTAAAGTTGTTACAGATTTTATAAAGTCTAACATATTTTCCAGATTTGGAATTCCAAGAGCTCTAATAAGTGATCTAGGAAATCACTTTTATAATAGAACCGTAGAGGCATTGCTAAGGAAGTATTGTGTAACCCACAAGACATCAACTACATATCATCCGCAAACTAGTGGATAAGCGGAAGTATCAAATCGAGAAATCAAGTCTATCCTTGAAAAGACAGTTAACCCAAGTAGGAAGGACTGGAGTTTATGATTAGATGATGCTTTATGGGCATATAGGATTGCATATAAGACACCTATTGGTATGTCACCTTATCGGATAGTGTTTGGGAAATCATGCCACCTTCCAGTTGAGTTAGAACATAAGGCTTATTGGGCTATCAAGAGTATAAACATGAAGATGGATGAAAGTGGAGAACACAGGAAGTTGTAGCTACAAGAGTTAGAGGAGATTCGCAATGATGCCTATGAAAAAGCAAGAATTTACAAAGAGAAAACGAAGGCTTTTCATGACAAGATGATTTCTAGGAAAGAGTTCAAAGTTGGTCAAAAAGTCCTTCTATACTAATCACGACTTCGTTTATTTCCTAGTAAGTTACGTTTTCATTGGATTGGAccttttattattactaatgTTTTTCCTCATAGTGCAGTTGAAATTCAAAGCTTAGTAACTTCCAAGATATTCAAGGTGAATGGCCATAGGCTTAAGTTTTTTTATGACGGTTTCCAAGTAGGGAATATGGCAGAAGTGAACCTCCAGGATCCAATTTATTTCGATTGAAGAAGGAAGTATTGAGTCGAGCCAAAGACAATAAACAAAGGCGCTGCTACCCAAGGGGAGTTCgttccattttctttttatttttacattctTGTTTTGGTTATTATTTGCCTTGTCTTTGCATTTAACCTTATGTTGGGGACAACGTCAGTTTTAAGTATGGGGGAAAGGATTtaggttatgttttttttttgtttattctggaatattgtttttgattttttttaaaactaattttttttaaaaaaagtgtgttttatgtttatttgttttttttttaaataaaaataaaaaaataagccattgcttttgtttttgcgTGTCAATAGTTTATGGTTGTGGATATCATGAGCAAGGTTTAATTGAGCTTGAGAGATTTATAACATGATTGAACAAGTCGTCTTGCAATTTGTGATTAATTGGTATAGTTTGTTTTTTTGAGAATGGTAGTGACTAAATTTGGTAGGCATTAGCCTGTGAGATTTTTGAGCCATAGATTGACACATTTATatcagtttttttgttttatccttTCATGAGTGATATTATTCCATGGATTTGTTTCTCCAGAACTTGCCTTGATTCTCCTCGAAGCTACATTGACCCATGTATTGGACATGAATGTGATTAAGGCCCTCTTTGACATTGAACTACATTAGCTAAATAGCCTACCTTGTGATTAATTTTCCCTTTGTTGAACTCTTTTGAGCTTTGTTGGccatttttgtttgttataaaCCCATATTACAAGCCTTTAACCTGAAACACAATGTTTATACCTAGTTGGAGGACTAGTGGAGCCTTATTCATCATTGTTATTGAATGGTtgtgcaaaaaaattaaataaataaataagtgtgGGGGTGTTAGTATTTTTGGTATGGCTATGACTAGTGAAATGGAGcatgttttcattttcaatatgtGAGCTCCATGGTTGATAAAGTCATcattattcaaacaaaaaaaaagaaagaaagaaaggaaagtgtTGGAGGAAAATGTtttcaatgaattcaaaattattaatccCTCTTAAATTTTCGAGAAAAAGcgttattcatatataatttatagaaaGGTAGAAGCTACTAAAGGAGATTTTTGGTCTTACATATCTTGTATGGCCAAACTTGACATTGAATAAGTGTTTGCTCTACTAGATTCGATGGCTTTTGAGCTACATTCCCAAATTGTTTCCTGCCTTGAAACCCACCGCCATTACAACCCATGGAAAGTCCTTATGATTTGTGTCATGCATGTGTTCCCAGTGGTGGAGAATGAGAAGATATGCAAGCCTATGGTAGATCATTTCCATTGGAAAGAATTTGAGTGAAACACATACTCTTCAAACATATGAGAGTGAGTGTTATTTCCGTGAGGGTTTACCTGTTTAGTTTGCTTCATCTTCAAGTGAAATTGCTTATCAGTAATTGTAAGTTGTTTAAGAATGTTGTTCATGATGTGTTGTGAGTTTCGAAAAGGTTGGTTGTTTATTGTTGGTGATGTTGCAACCTcgtttttttttacttattagtTTTAGAGTTTTGCCCGAGGACAAGCAAAAACTAAGtttgggggaatttgataagacTACATAATGCTATATTTTTACTCCTTAATACTTagtcttttatgtttattttgtgcccaattatacttattaagtttaaattttgatttaggtAACATTTGGaggcatttgaaaaaaaaaacgaaattaatgTCACAATTTCTAGATAGTCTTGACGTGTCTCTGTATTTTAGGCATAATTTCCCTATCCGAGCTCCAAATGAGACGATTCAAGATGCTATAGAGATCCAAGAAAGAGATATACAACTTTCATGTTTTAGGATTTGTCTAAAGCTGATCAAATCAGGGTCGAACTTGGGCTTTATGTTGCTGCACTCAGACTGGAATGTTTCCTACTCTGTGATTTTAGTGGCAAATCAGATGCATGATATTTCTTTTAGAAGTCTCTAGGTTGTGGACGACTTTCACAGTTGCTATGTTGTCCTTTCCTATTTAAATCaggacttttattttatttttaatatttctcataaTTAGTGGGAATATCCTATTATTAGAGGACTCTAGGAGAGGGTTGAAGGGGGGCagattgaaaagaaaaacaggaagaacaaaaatagaacaaaaactatttttttttctcttctcttctctacGTGCTCTTCCATGGCCCTGCGTGGCTAATTTATTTGGCTTGGTCAAAGGAAACTGAAACCTTAGAATTCATAAATTGTGAGAtctaattagttttattgttcaatttatgcTTTGAGTATCAATTGTTCTTCTgtgtttgatttatttcaatggtaattttgtttgattgctaGGAGGCCTACtagttaattattcattataacctACTGCTAGATTAGATATCAAATCCgtaatagtttgatttttctaatcTATGAAGCAACTAAGGGTTAATGATTTGCTACGTTAGcgattattaaatattaagaaGAACGTTCgactaaattaaatataattgcTTGTGCTTGTGTTGTTTAGCTTCATTgatctctctaatttttaatgctgctctcaaattaaatctatagtGCTTGACTTAGGTTGTTTTACAGTTAGGGTTAAGTAGATCGCTTGTTTCTAATTAACTATGACTAAGGAGAGATAGAAAAGTAATTCCAGCGGtgaatatttaaagtatgaaTAAATCTATTTGTGCATCAATGATCAGTTGTTGAGATTTTGATGGTGAATGTTGACTTGGACCAAGGCgtgttttctcattaattttgataattaatttaatttgctttttagttgtttcttcatttttatttcgtTATAAACAAATTCCTTCTCTTTAATCTTATTCATGTTAGCATAGAAATTAGATTAGACACTCTTCGTGGGACGATCCTTTACTTGCACTAtcacattatatttttagaagtataggttttaatttttggttgccTACGACAACACACCACTTGtatgtttgtatatttaattaactaaaatatttggtatatcattaacttttttacctgcaCAGCAATATCTGTGCGAAAATGAGATCATGTGTTTTCCATACAAGTCAGCATGCCTTTTATACGAGTCATCCTATCCTCATACAAGTCAACCGATCTAAGATAAAATTGCACCATTGAGCCAATGCAACATCAAAGTAACAAAAATGAGAAACCCTATCCAATGGTGAAGGAATCGTCTTACGTGTGCTTAGTAAAGATAGTTGGGATAACATTCTATCTCGAGATGTCTTTCGTATGCCATTTTAACATCTAGGTAGATCTTGAAACTAGCATGATACCCATCCATTGATATAGTGTGTCcaacgtctcatatatccaaa
Above is a genomic segment from Mangifera indica cultivar Alphonso chromosome 3, CATAS_Mindica_2.1, whole genome shotgun sequence containing:
- the LOC123211569 gene encoding uncharacterized protein LOC123211569, encoding MGENVFAIIQRKLPAKCKDPGMFTIPCMIGNTRFKKAMIDLGASINVMLYSIYASLKLGPLNETCVVIQLADRSNAYPKGVVKDVFVQINNLVFPVDFYVLDIENNDQTTPILLGRPFLKTSMTRINVHSSTLTMEFDGEIVKFNIYDAMKYPADDNLIYSINVIDSLAQEIFELDGKDELEVTLSKHLEKENEELALSIDLQEAVATLNESSELRQQELKPLPSHLKYVFLGDRGTLPIIISNKLTTMQEEKLVQVFKEHKMAIR